A DNA window from Acidobacteriota bacterium contains the following coding sequences:
- the mfd gene encoding transcription-repair coupling factor: MNLWQPLAEAPFFEELARRVNSRNKHAVVSGLVESSRALLLLLLARRSGRPLLLVTADDTSLESYQGDLATFAELLNLPPQRIATLPALDADPYDGIPPHPEVVRERVLALGRLHRRELDVLLTPVRSLLQPIAPPSCWKQWIQTIRVGDTLPPDRFVLDAMALGYRRVDIVSAPGEISRRGGIVDLYPPERGEPTRIELFGDDVESIRGFDTDNQRSTGTLHEVRAGPASENPPADSAVRRLASFLDAGLREVGDDRAQLRRIREQLDQLENQGHLPSFESLTSLTIEGAGSLFEHTGEMILAVDEPEQVEDALARAVHDLRGEYEGSDNRVLPPPEKLFVDPLSVRDGIRAYDVALQELAGEEPSEAEAVFSVACRRSSQWDGRIPGWIETLTPVSDNGVQTLCVMRTAGSRDRLVEILNEETSPSPLENGSLSIAIGRLRRGFELPDLKLQVVTELDLFGEKRRTAKRKPTSRAAFLSDFRDLKAGSLVVHTDHGIARYAGLGRPKGGSLNRDFMLLEFERGDRLFVPVDRLDLVQKYSGVGGKKPKLDRLGGPGWERAKSKVRKSVQEMAGHLLELYAQRKSSRGIAFSADTPWQSELEDSFPYELTVDQQRAVEDIKKDMESLRVADRLLVGDVGFGKTEVAVRAAFKAVMDGYQVAVLAPTTVLAQQHFQTFSQRLAPFPAKVDLVSRFRSAAEIRETLRRTADGEVDVLIGTHRLLSKDVVFKKLGLLVVDEEQRFGVAHKERLKQLSRGIDVISMTATPIPRTLQMSLAGVRDLSIIETPPPGRMSIQSYIVPFRKNVIAQAIRQEIRRDGQVFVVHNRVETLPALARAIEEMVPEARLAIGHGQMNERKLEDVMRRFVRYDADVLVTTTIIENGLDIPRANTIIVNRADRFGLAQLYQLRGRVGRSEKPAYAYFIVPSRQHLPTDARQRLRALQEFSELGAGFRLAAADLEIRGAGELLGSRQHGHIAALGFDLYCQMLERAVHEQQGEVVAVREPATLALGIDVKIPESYLADANDRLVLYKRLAQAADSDRLDRLQEETEDRYGHLPDSARRLFELGQLRLLAEQTGVRSIDLVGDELQIRFRRDAPVSADQVLELVTGGSGSLTPSGMMRIPAPPRGADRIQSISALLKGIRIEETEATS, from the coding sequence ATGAACCTCTGGCAACCACTGGCCGAGGCGCCGTTTTTCGAAGAGCTCGCACGTCGTGTGAATTCGAGGAACAAGCACGCGGTCGTCAGCGGTCTGGTCGAATCGTCCCGCGCCCTGCTCCTGCTGCTCCTGGCAAGACGGTCGGGACGCCCCTTGTTACTGGTCACGGCCGATGACACCAGCCTCGAGAGTTATCAAGGCGACCTCGCCACCTTCGCGGAGCTGTTGAATCTTCCACCCCAACGGATCGCGACCCTCCCCGCACTGGACGCCGACCCCTACGACGGTATCCCACCCCATCCCGAGGTGGTCCGCGAGCGGGTGCTGGCACTCGGTCGGCTCCACCGCCGGGAACTGGACGTCCTGCTGACACCGGTTCGGAGTCTGCTCCAGCCGATCGCGCCGCCGTCCTGCTGGAAGCAGTGGATCCAGACGATCCGTGTCGGCGACACGTTGCCGCCCGATCGGTTTGTCCTGGACGCCATGGCTCTGGGCTATCGTCGGGTCGACATCGTCAGCGCTCCCGGCGAGATCTCCCGTCGTGGCGGGATCGTCGATCTCTATCCACCGGAGCGCGGCGAACCGACCCGCATCGAATTGTTCGGCGACGACGTCGAGTCGATCCGCGGCTTCGACACCGACAACCAACGCTCGACCGGAACCCTTCACGAGGTCCGTGCGGGTCCTGCCAGTGAGAACCCACCGGCCGATAGCGCCGTCCGTCGTCTTGCCAGTTTCCTCGACGCCGGTCTCAGAGAGGTCGGTGACGACCGAGCGCAGCTGCGTCGGATCCGAGAGCAGCTCGATCAGCTGGAGAACCAGGGCCACCTTCCATCCTTCGAATCGCTGACGAGTCTGACGATCGAAGGTGCGGGCTCTCTGTTCGAGCACACAGGCGAGATGATCCTGGCGGTGGACGAGCCGGAGCAGGTCGAGGACGCCCTCGCCCGGGCGGTCCACGATCTCCGCGGTGAATACGAGGGCAGCGACAATCGAGTGCTGCCACCGCCGGAAAAATTGTTCGTCGATCCGCTTTCGGTGCGAGACGGGATCCGCGCCTACGATGTCGCGCTGCAGGAGTTAGCGGGGGAGGAGCCCAGCGAGGCGGAAGCGGTGTTCTCCGTCGCCTGTCGTCGCAGCTCTCAGTGGGACGGCCGGATTCCCGGCTGGATCGAGACGCTGACACCCGTCAGCGACAACGGTGTGCAGACGCTGTGTGTGATGCGCACCGCCGGGAGTCGCGATCGTCTTGTCGAGATCCTGAACGAAGAGACATCGCCATCGCCGCTCGAGAACGGTTCGTTGTCCATCGCCATCGGGCGATTGCGTCGTGGCTTCGAGCTGCCCGATCTGAAACTTCAGGTCGTCACCGAACTGGATCTGTTCGGCGAGAAGCGACGGACGGCCAAACGGAAGCCGACCAGCCGCGCGGCCTTCCTCTCGGACTTTCGCGACCTCAAGGCCGGCAGTCTCGTCGTGCACACCGATCACGGCATCGCCCGTTACGCGGGGCTGGGCCGACCCAAGGGCGGTTCTCTGAATCGCGACTTCATGCTGCTGGAGTTCGAGCGCGGTGACCGGCTGTTCGTCCCCGTCGATCGTCTCGACCTGGTACAGAAGTATAGCGGTGTCGGTGGCAAGAAGCCCAAGCTCGATAGGTTGGGGGGCCCCGGTTGGGAGCGCGCTAAGTCCAAGGTTCGCAAGTCGGTCCAGGAGATGGCTGGCCATCTCCTGGAGTTGTACGCCCAGCGGAAGTCATCCCGCGGAATCGCCTTCTCTGCCGACACACCCTGGCAGTCGGAGCTGGAAGACTCGTTCCCCTACGAACTGACCGTCGATCAGCAACGGGCCGTCGAGGACATCAAGAAAGATATGGAGTCTCTGCGAGTCGCGGATCGACTCCTGGTGGGGGATGTCGGTTTCGGCAAGACCGAGGTCGCGGTGCGTGCCGCGTTCAAGGCCGTGATGGACGGTTACCAGGTGGCGGTGCTGGCACCGACGACGGTGTTGGCCCAGCAACATTTCCAGACATTCTCCCAGCGCCTCGCCCCGTTCCCGGCGAAGGTCGATCTGGTCTCCCGTTTTCGTTCCGCGGCGGAGATCCGCGAAACACTACGACGAACCGCCGACGGTGAGGTCGATGTGCTGATCGGCACCCATCGGCTGCTGTCGAAGGATGTGGTGTTCAAGAAGTTGGGTCTGTTGGTGGTCGACGAGGAGCAACGATTCGGTGTCGCCCACAAGGAGCGACTGAAGCAGCTGTCCCGTGGCATCGATGTGATCTCGATGACCGCGACACCGATTCCGCGCACGCTGCAGATGTCGCTGGCCGGCGTCCGCGACCTCTCCATCATTGAGACACCGCCGCCGGGGAGGATGTCGATCCAGTCTTACATCGTCCCGTTCCGCAAGAACGTCATCGCCCAGGCGATCCGACAGGAGATCCGTAGGGACGGGCAGGTGTTCGTCGTCCACAACCGTGTCGAGACGTTGCCGGCTCTGGCCCGGGCCATCGAGGAGATGGTTCCCGAGGCCCGACTGGCCATCGGTCACGGGCAAATGAACGAACGGAAGTTGGAAGACGTGATGCGACGGTTCGTCCGTTACGACGCCGACGTGTTGGTTACCACGACGATCATCGAGAACGGCCTGGACATCCCGCGGGCCAACACCATCATCGTCAACCGCGCCGATCGCTTCGGTCTTGCACAGCTCTACCAGCTACGCGGACGTGTCGGTCGAAGCGAGAAACCGGCCTACGCCTACTTCATCGTACCCAGTCGTCAACATCTCCCCACCGATGCGCGTCAACGACTTCGCGCGTTGCAGGAGTTCAGCGAGCTGGGCGCAGGGTTTCGCCTGGCCGCGGCCGACCTCGAGATTCGCGGTGCCGGCGAATTACTGGGGTCGCGACAGCATGGCCATATCGCGGCACTCGGTTTCGATCTCTACTGCCAGATGCTGGAGCGGGCCGTCCACGAGCAGCAGGGAGAAGTGGTGGCTGTCCGCGAGCCGGCAACCCTGGCCCTCGGTATCGATGTGAAGATTCCCGAGAGCTACCTGGCCGACGCCAACGACCGACTGGTGTTGTACAAGCGGCTGGCCCAGGCGGCCGATTCCGATCGGCTGGATCGACTTCAGGAAGAGACCGAAGACCGTTACGGCCATCTACCGGATTCGGCACGACGGCTCTTCGAGCTGGGGCAACTGCGTCTTCTGGCGGAGCAGACCGGCGTTCGCAGTATCGATCTTGTCGGAGACGAGCTGCAGATCCGATTCCGTCGCGATGCACCGGTTTCCGCCGATCAGGTGCTGGAACTCGTCACCGGTGGTAGTGGATCGCTGACCCCTTCAGGCATGATGCGCATACCGGCTCCGCCACGCGGTGCCGACCGGATCCAATCCATCTCCGCACTGCTCAAGGGGATCCGGATCGAGGAGACCGAGGCCACATCGTGA
- the rfaE2 gene encoding D-glycero-beta-D-manno-heptose 1-phosphate adenylyltransferase — MAPSDRGVVDPATLIRRVQQARSSGQTIVFTNGCFDLLHAGHLTLLEGAARQGDRLIVAVNDDPSVRRLKGARRPLTPFEERVELLAGLAVVDWVVGFGTSTPLELIEAVQPDVLVKGDDWPLDRIVGRDQVRARGGRVVQVPLRAGRSTTALVRQVRNVDP; from the coding sequence GTGGCGCCGAGTGACCGCGGAGTCGTCGATCCGGCGACCCTGATCCGGCGGGTGCAACAGGCACGGTCTTCCGGTCAGACGATCGTCTTTACCAACGGCTGTTTCGATCTTCTCCACGCCGGTCATCTCACCCTCCTGGAGGGCGCCGCCCGGCAGGGGGATCGATTGATCGTCGCCGTCAACGACGATCCGTCGGTTCGTCGCCTGAAGGGTGCCCGTCGTCCGCTGACCCCCTTCGAGGAGCGAGTCGAGTTGCTGGCCGGTCTGGCGGTGGTCGACTGGGTCGTCGGATTCGGGACATCGACGCCTCTCGAACTGATCGAGGCGGTCCAGCCCGATGTGCTGGTGAAGGGCGACGACTGGCCCCTGGATCGCATCGTCGGCCGTGATCAGGTTCGCGCGCGGGGCGGGCGCGTGGTTCAGGTTCCGCTGCGTGCCGGCCGATCGACCACCGCGCTCGTGAGGCAAGTCCGCAACGTCGACCCATGA
- a CDS encoding glycosyltransferase family 2 protein, translated as MTPGPAGRLQLSVVIPAYNEAARIAPTLGSIRQYLKQRRLSAEIVVVDDGSTDDTAEIARNELHGDGRVLRLPENRGKGRAVREGVLQSNGRWVLISDADLSTPIEEHETLAAEARNYDVDMVIGSRAIEGSDVQKHQAWPREAMGKTFNGIVRGTMGLPYRDTQCGFKLFDRDRLLPVFRMLAINGFAWDVELLFVSRRLGLQVREVGVTWRNDPSSRVGVVRDPILMLIDLMRIRWRFRRGAYHPQRQPS; from the coding sequence GTGACACCCGGGCCGGCGGGACGACTCCAGTTGTCGGTCGTCATTCCCGCGTACAACGAAGCCGCGCGGATCGCTCCGACCCTCGGGTCCATTCGACAGTACCTGAAGCAGCGCCGTCTCTCGGCGGAGATCGTCGTCGTCGACGACGGCTCCACGGACGACACAGCGGAGATCGCAAGGAACGAACTCCACGGCGACGGACGTGTCTTGCGGCTCCCCGAGAATCGCGGCAAGGGTCGTGCAGTTCGCGAAGGTGTTCTCCAGTCCAACGGCCGCTGGGTCCTGATCAGCGACGCCGATCTGTCCACCCCCATCGAAGAGCACGAGACGTTGGCCGCCGAGGCACGGAACTACGACGTCGACATGGTCATAGGGTCACGGGCGATCGAAGGCTCGGACGTGCAGAAGCATCAGGCCTGGCCGCGGGAGGCGATGGGAAAGACCTTCAACGGCATCGTCCGGGGGACGATGGGCCTGCCCTATCGGGACACCCAGTGTGGGTTCAAGCTGTTCGACCGCGATCGTCTGTTGCCGGTCTTCCGCATGCTGGCGATCAACGGGTTTGCGTGGGACGTGGAGTTGTTGTTCGTCAGTCGGCGTCTGGGGCTCCAGGTCCGCGAGGTCGGGGTGACCTGGCGTAATGACCCTTCGTCACGGGTCGGCGTCGTGCGGGACCCGATCCTGATGTTGATCGACCTGATGCGTATCCGCTGGCGTTTTCGCCGGGGCGCCTATCATCCCCAACGGCAACCGTCATGA
- a CDS encoding penicillin-binding protein activator, whose amino-acid sequence MNWMQRAVVLTLVTLTCFALGCSKEVKIGAVVSETGAVASYGESVRNGMDLALEEVNAAGGFEGGAFTITYIDDGTDAAQGKAAARDLLDQGVNVLVGALSSRVTEAIIPLATKAEVPVLSPSASAASLTGASPYFFRNFPSDILEGTAMAKFASDHGVESVAIFVVDDTYGQGLVKIFRENFENSFRSVVEQFDYNEGNEASFADIAAQVKALDPDGIYIVSYLEESSQLLAALDEAGCDSVVLASGSVTPELLQRAGAAADRLVYPQPSFDPESNEREVAEFVRAYRAAYNTEPDIYAAHGYDAVKLIHRAVEIAESTYPKSIQEGLGSIQDYRGAAGMTTFDNSGDVVRYPSIMIVKDGKPIPFDQFKNDGGSLLADR is encoded by the coding sequence ATGAACTGGATGCAACGCGCGGTCGTTCTGACGCTGGTTACGCTGACGTGCTTCGCCCTGGGCTGCTCCAAGGAAGTCAAGATCGGCGCGGTTGTCTCCGAGACTGGCGCCGTCGCCTCCTACGGTGAGTCGGTCCGTAATGGGATGGACCTGGCCCTTGAAGAGGTCAATGCCGCCGGCGGTTTCGAGGGCGGAGCCTTCACCATCACCTACATAGACGACGGGACCGACGCCGCCCAGGGTAAGGCCGCGGCCCGGGACCTCCTCGATCAGGGCGTCAACGTCCTGGTCGGTGCGCTTTCGTCCCGCGTCACCGAGGCGATCATTCCGCTGGCCACCAAGGCTGAGGTACCCGTGCTTTCGCCGTCGGCGTCGGCCGCCAGTCTGACCGGTGCCAGTCCCTACTTCTTCCGTAACTTCCCATCGGACATCCTCGAGGGAACGGCGATGGCCAAGTTCGCCTCGGATCACGGCGTAGAGTCGGTGGCGATCTTCGTCGTCGATGACACCTACGGCCAGGGTCTGGTCAAGATCTTCCGCGAGAACTTCGAGAACAGCTTCCGCTCGGTCGTCGAGCAGTTCGACTACAACGAGGGCAACGAAGCGTCGTTCGCCGACATCGCCGCCCAGGTCAAGGCACTGGATCCCGACGGCATCTACATCGTCTCCTATCTGGAAGAGTCCAGTCAGTTGTTGGCGGCTCTCGACGAGGCGGGCTGCGATTCGGTGGTGCTCGCCAGCGGCTCGGTGACACCGGAGCTCCTTCAAAGAGCCGGTGCCGCCGCCGATCGCCTGGTCTATCCGCAGCCCAGTTTCGACCCGGAATCCAACGAGCGAGAGGTCGCCGAGTTTGTCCGCGCCTATCGCGCCGCCTACAACACCGAACCGGATATCTACGCCGCCCACGGCTACGACGCCGTCAAGTTGATCCACCGAGCGGTCGAGATTGCCGAATCGACCTATCCGAAGTCGATTCAGGAAGGGCTGGGGTCCATTCAGGATTATCGCGGCGCTGCCGGCATGACCACGTTCGATAACAGCGGTGACGTGGTGCGCTACCCCAGCATCATGATTGTCAAGGATGGCAAGCCGATTCCCTTCGATCAGTTCAAGAACGACGGCGGCTCCCTCCTGGCCGATCGTTAA
- a CDS encoding F0F1 ATP synthase subunit epsilon, with amino-acid sequence MAETLQLEIVTPERRVLQIDVGDVIAPSVSGYLGVRPGHAALLVQLDVGEISYGVEGQPRCFLSVSGGFLEVADDRVSILAETSELAEEIDLERAERARSQATEVLDSQSSDAEFRVAAHKLRKALSRIQVRGRARR; translated from the coding sequence ATGGCCGAGACGCTCCAGCTTGAAATCGTCACACCCGAGCGCCGGGTGTTGCAGATCGATGTGGGTGACGTCATCGCCCCCAGCGTGTCGGGCTACCTCGGTGTCCGACCCGGTCACGCGGCCCTGCTGGTGCAACTGGATGTCGGCGAGATTTCCTACGGTGTCGAAGGACAGCCGCGGTGTTTTCTCAGCGTCTCGGGAGGCTTCCTCGAGGTTGCAGACGACCGGGTCAGCATCCTGGCGGAGACCTCGGAGTTGGCGGAAGAAATCGACCTGGAACGGGCCGAACGCGCCCGAAGCCAGGCCACCGAGGTGCTGGACTCCCAGTCTTCCGACGCCGAGTTCCGGGTTGCCGCTCACAAGCTTCGGAAAGCGCTATCCCGAATCCAGGTTCGCGGCAGGGCCCGTCGCTGA
- the atpD gene encoding F0F1 ATP synthase subunit beta, producing the protein MGKIGKVVQVIGPVVDVEFEEDHLPSIYNAVKITDPGTGTGVAIDLTAEVEQHLGENRVRCVSMQSTDGLVRGMKAEDTGDPIKVPVGEGTLGRVLNVIGEPVDKRGPVDTTEFWPIHREAPAFDQQNTSVEMFETGIKVIDLLEPYLKGGKTGLFGGAGVGKTVLIMELINNVALKHGGYSVFAGVGERTREGNDLLNEFKETGVINDEDLSKSKAALIYGQMTEPPGARLRVALSGLTVAEYFRDVKKQDVLLFVDNIFRFTQAGSEVSALLGRMPSAVGYQPTLATEMGELQERITSTNDGSITSVQAIYVPADDYTDPAPATTFAHLDASTNLSRQIANLGIYPAVDPLASTSRILDPAYVGEEHYAVARNVQQVLQRYKELQDIIAILGMDELSEEDRLTVTRARKLERFLSQPFHVAEQFTGMQGRYVSVADSIQGFKEIAAGDHDDIPEQAFLYVGKIDEALEKADKMKAESAAS; encoded by the coding sequence ATGGGCAAGATTGGCAAGGTGGTACAGGTCATCGGTCCGGTGGTGGACGTCGAATTCGAGGAGGATCACCTGCCCTCCATCTACAACGCGGTGAAGATCACCGACCCGGGCACAGGCACCGGCGTCGCCATCGATCTGACCGCCGAGGTCGAGCAACACCTCGGTGAGAATCGTGTGCGTTGCGTCAGCATGCAGAGCACCGACGGTCTCGTCCGCGGCATGAAGGCGGAAGACACCGGCGACCCGATCAAGGTCCCGGTGGGTGAGGGGACCCTCGGTCGTGTCCTCAACGTCATCGGCGAGCCGGTGGACAAGCGGGGCCCGGTGGACACGACGGAGTTCTGGCCGATCCACCGCGAGGCACCGGCCTTCGACCAGCAGAACACGTCGGTCGAGATGTTCGAGACCGGCATCAAGGTCATCGACCTGCTAGAGCCCTACCTCAAGGGTGGCAAGACGGGACTGTTCGGCGGTGCGGGTGTCGGCAAGACGGTGTTGATCATGGAGTTGATCAACAACGTGGCCCTCAAGCACGGTGGTTACTCGGTCTTCGCCGGCGTCGGAGAACGAACCCGCGAAGGCAACGACCTCCTGAACGAATTCAAGGAGACCGGCGTCATCAACGACGAGGATCTCTCCAAGTCGAAGGCCGCTCTGATCTACGGTCAGATGACCGAGCCTCCCGGTGCCCGTCTTCGAGTTGCATTGTCCGGCCTGACCGTCGCCGAGTATTTCCGCGATGTCAAGAAGCAGGACGTGTTGCTGTTTGTCGACAACATCTTCCGCTTTACCCAGGCGGGGTCGGAGGTGTCCGCACTTCTCGGCCGTATGCCGTCGGCGGTGGGCTATCAGCCGACCCTGGCGACGGAGATGGGCGAGCTGCAAGAGCGCATCACCTCGACCAACGACGGTTCGATCACGTCGGTGCAGGCGATCTATGTGCCGGCGGATGACTACACCGATCCGGCACCGGCCACGACCTTTGCCCATCTCGACGCATCGACCAACCTCTCGCGACAGATCGCCAACCTCGGCATCTACCCGGCGGTCGATCCGTTGGCATCCACCTCTCGCATCCTCGATCCGGCCTATGTCGGCGAAGAGCACTACGCCGTCGCCCGTAACGTCCAGCAGGTTCTGCAGCGTTACAAGGAGCTTCAGGACATCATCGCCATCCTGGGTATGGACGAGCTCTCGGAAGAAGATCGCCTGACGGTCACCCGGGCCCGAAAGCTCGAGCGCTTCCTCTCGCAGCCGTTCCACGTGGCCGAGCAGTTCACCGGCATGCAAGGACGCTACGTCTCGGTTGCCGATTCGATCCAGGGCTTCAAGGAGATCGCCGCCGGCGATCACGACGATATACCGGAGCAGGCGTTCCTCTACGTCGGCAAGATCGACGAGGCTCTCGAGAAGGCCGACAAGATGAAGGCCGAGAGCGCCGCCTCCTAG
- the atpG gene encoding ATP synthase F1 subunit gamma, with protein sequence MAKTQDLKRRIRSIKNTQQLTRAMKMVSAAKLRRAQERVLAARPYAQRTLSVLQSLARRANPELNPLLRANEGDRVDAVIMSSDRGLCGAFNASVFRLAEAHLSEHEAGAELTIATVGKKSREYYRRRDYNIVRDWADIFRQVEFSTAREIADLAMERYIGGDASRVYLIHNSFKSAIAADPVAMQLLPILPASFDDADSTEDYLYEPSAQVLFDALLPHYVQQAVYQAMLESVAAEHAARMTAMDSATSNAGELIEALTLTMNRARQASITTEIIEVVSGAAALG encoded by the coding sequence ATGGCAAAGACCCAAGATCTGAAGCGGCGTATCCGCTCGATCAAGAACACGCAGCAGCTGACCCGGGCCATGAAGATGGTCAGCGCGGCCAAGCTGCGTCGTGCCCAGGAGCGGGTGCTGGCCGCCCGACCCTACGCGCAGCGGACCCTGAGTGTCCTGCAGTCCCTGGCCCGTCGGGCCAACCCGGAACTGAACCCGCTTCTGCGGGCCAATGAAGGGGACCGCGTCGACGCCGTCATCATGAGTTCCGATCGGGGACTGTGTGGTGCGTTCAACGCCTCGGTGTTCCGACTCGCCGAGGCTCACCTGTCCGAACACGAGGCAGGCGCCGAACTGACCATCGCAACCGTCGGCAAGAAGTCGCGCGAGTACTACCGACGTCGGGACTACAACATCGTTCGCGATTGGGCTGACATCTTCCGTCAGGTCGAATTCTCGACCGCCCGAGAGATCGCCGACCTGGCGATGGAGCGGTATATCGGCGGCGATGCGTCGCGGGTCTACCTGATCCACAACTCGTTCAAGTCGGCCATCGCGGCCGACCCGGTGGCGATGCAACTGCTACCGATCCTCCCAGCTAGTTTTGACGATGCCGACTCCACGGAGGATTACCTCTACGAGCCGTCGGCTCAGGTTTTGTTTGATGCGCTGTTGCCGCACTACGTCCAGCAGGCCGTCTATCAGGCGATGCTGGAATCGGTGGCGGCGGAGCACGCGGCTCGGATGACCGCGATGGATTCGGCAACTTCCAACGCAGGCGAGTTGATCGAGGCCCTCACGTTGACGATGAACCGCGCACGTCAGGCCTCGATTACGACAGAGATCATCGAAGTGGTATCCGGCGCAGCGGCGTTGGGATAG